One window of the Penaeus monodon isolate SGIC_2016 chromosome 1, NSTDA_Pmon_1, whole genome shotgun sequence genome contains the following:
- the LOC119573677 gene encoding uncharacterized protein LOC119573677 — protein MLVLTTLFSQTSSQLPRTSYFKLVDIWMFGAIGCIFSIIVTQTIIDFVYDPQEPLPVIKEPSHLVTVGKVRVGRWHIGKPKAVVIMHAARMVFPVLITIFILSYVTFIAVQA, from the exons ATGCTCGTCTTAACAACGTTGTTCAGCCAAACGTCGTCTCAGCTCCCTCGAACGTCTTATTTCAAATTGGTGGATATCTGGATGTTTGGTGCTATCGGCTGCATCTTCAGTATCATTGTGACGCAGACTATTATCGACTTCGTGTACGACCCTCAGGAGCCATTGCCTGTGATCAAGGAACCATCACATTTGGTCACT GTGGGAAAAGTCCGCGTCGGGAGGTGGCACATTGGCAAACCGAAAGCCGTCGTCATAATGCACGCTGCCAGGATGGTCTTTCCCGTGctcatcactatcttcattcTCTCTTACGTCACCTTCATAGCTGTTCAGGCTTGA
- the LOC119573693 gene encoding uncharacterized protein LOC119573693 — MGVTSRLLQVALQMAVLALSPSVTAGTLAGVVGGRLRVSASARLAAESVEGLLDTALSGHTVFVYSSLDERDLDFLARTLRQKTSSLSVFNRREWDQLFWAPIIENGGFRPKTSNLVIFGVTDFMYMRQLICQVHIFIISVCFESLDAILYASKII; from the exons ATGGGCGTGACCTCGAGACTCCTCCAGGTGGCGCTGCAGATGGCAGTACTTGCGCTGTCGCCGTCTGTGACTGCCGGGACGCTGGCCG GTGTGGTGGGCGGGCGGCTGAGAGTGAGCGCCTCCGCCAGACTTGCCGCCGAGAGTGTGGAGGGATTGCTGGACACTGCCCTTAGCGGCCACACCGTCTTCGTGTATTCTTCTCTCG ACGAAAGGGATCTGGATTTCCTTGCGAGAACTTTGCGCCAGAAAACGTCTTCGCTGTCAGTCTTCAACCGAAGAGAATGGGACCAGCTGTTCTGGGCTCCCATAATAGAAAATGGAGGTTTTCGCCCCAAGACCAGTAATTTAGTCATATTTGGGGTGACTGATTTTATGTATATGAGACAGCTGATATGTCAagttcatatctttatcatttcagtTTGTTTTGAATCACTGGACGCAATATTATATGCGTCAAAAATcatatga